In the genome of Triticum urartu cultivar G1812 chromosome 5, Tu2.1, whole genome shotgun sequence, one region contains:
- the LOC125507790 gene encoding uncharacterized protein LOC125507790 isoform X2, protein MAGMASRCEGNTTGDKGYCSVIYSPYPQSSPLPPRLTDLFQHFGLDKIRAMEMSAFERARDVFYIVEGEDGDEDDEDDEDDDVDVDESDRKLLDDEKKPDITKRPHTPIGDEVECKKPKIAEGSRCQGEEPEAGGIKNSSWRVLLSDQGKCR, encoded by the exons ATGGCTGGGATGGCATCACGCTGCGAAGGCAACACAACCGGCGACAAAGGCTACTGTAGTGTGATTTATTCACCCTATCCACAGTCGTCGCCTCTTCCTCCTCGCCTGACCGACCTGTTCCAACACTTTGGTCTGGACAAGATCCGCGCGATG GAAATGAGTGCTTTCGAACGTGCTCGTGATGTATTCTACATCGTCGAGGGCGAGGATGGCGACGAGGACGACGAAGACGACGAGGACGACGACGTGGATGTGGACGAGTCGGATAGAAAG CTCTTAGATGATGAAAAGAAACCCGATATCACGAAACGACCACACACTCCTATTGGAGATGAGGTGGAATGCAAGAAGCCAAAGATAGCAGAAGGCTCAAGGTGCCAAGGAGAAGAACCTGAGGCTGGAGGGATAAAGAATTCCTCCTG GAGAGTTCTATTATCAGACCAGGGTAAGTGCCGTTGA
- the LOC125507790 gene encoding uncharacterized protein LOC125507790 isoform X1, with protein sequence MAGMASRCEGNTTGDKGYCSVIYSPYPQSSPLPPRLTDLFQHFGLDKIRAMEMSAFERARDVFYIVEGEDGDEDDEDDEDDDVDVDESDRKLLDDEKKPDITKRPHTPIGDEVECKKPKIAEGSRCQGEEPEAGGIKNSSWKKIWGCALVCGEVDRGSVESNPGHLDQKN encoded by the exons ATGGCTGGGATGGCATCACGCTGCGAAGGCAACACAACCGGCGACAAAGGCTACTGTAGTGTGATTTATTCACCCTATCCACAGTCGTCGCCTCTTCCTCCTCGCCTGACCGACCTGTTCCAACACTTTGGTCTGGACAAGATCCGCGCGATG GAAATGAGTGCTTTCGAACGTGCTCGTGATGTATTCTACATCGTCGAGGGCGAGGATGGCGACGAGGACGACGAAGACGACGAGGACGACGACGTGGATGTGGACGAGTCGGATAGAAAG CTCTTAGATGATGAAAAGAAACCCGATATCACGAAACGACCACACACTCCTATTGGAGATGAGGTGGAATGCAAGAAGCCAAAGATAGCAGAAGGCTCAAGGTGCCAAGGAGAAGAACCTGAGGCTGGAGGGATAAAGAATTCCTCCTG GAAGAAGATTTGGGGCTGCGCTTTGGTCTGCGGCGAGGTGGACAGGGGAAGCGTCGAATCCAATCCAGGCCACCTAGACCAGAAGAATTGA